The following is a genomic window from Mya arenaria isolate MELC-2E11 chromosome 4, ASM2691426v1.
AACGTTGTCTATAATACCTAGGTAGATATCTAACTCTGAGTTCAGTATACAATATGCgctgtaaaacaaaataatactcGTCTtctaataaattacaaatggaACATATACGTCCTTTTAATGGTTTTGATTGCGGTCTTTTCCATCTACCTGTTTCAAAGCTTAATCTGTGTGAGGATAGCCGCAATTTAGACATAGACTTACGGAACTctgtaacatttaatattttgaggTTTGGCTGAAGTCTAAAACTTgatacattaatataaaatctAGCTCTATTATTATGTAGTACAGTgtgaaacattattatttctttctttgTACCGTCAAATATACAACTTGTAAATGTACATAGGTGTTGCAGAATCAAGAAGAAGACTTCCGAAGCATTCCAAACTGGCCACTcaaaccagacgacattttaaTCTGTGCCTACCCAAAAGCCGGTAAATAGCTCATGTATCATTACATGACCTTATACTGATATTTTCAACCGCTGGCAACATCCTCAATCGAGACTGTTTCCCAGTTCATCATTGTACAtatgatgaacatttatgtgAATTATTTTGACCTTTGATACTTATTGCGTTCTTAAATGACCAAAGTAGTGTGAGATAAAACACGAATaaggaatatatatttattaacataaatatagcAATAATGAGGTTTAAAAATAGGCAAACATTATGACACAAAACggattataattgtttattatttgcattgaaataaatatccctatttgtttaaaaatgtttttaaattctaataactgcaattaaatgttataaaactaCTATAAACTTTTAGGCAtgataataaaagaaatgtttgtttcacgGTAAGatggtaatatatttcaccttgtgaacaaCAAAAGTAAAGATTTTACCCGTGGCAACGCCATTCGTGAAAAATAACGTTttgtgctcactcggtgaaataatTACgattttaaactgaaacaaacatgcATCATATGGGTGAGATCCGCTAAACTGAAGCACCAAGagacaatatgaatatattttcttgACTGGTTTCAGGGACGCACTGGCTATGGGAGGTGACGTCAATGCTTGTGAACCAGTCCGCGGACCGCATGAAGCTCATCAAAGAGACGTCCATGCTGGAGGCGCTCACAGGAGAGAGTTTCTCCGGCATTCTCTCCCCACGGGTTCTTAACACCCACATTCCCCTCAACCTCATGCCGATGGACACACTAAAAAATAGGACCAGGATTATATTTGTGCAAAGAAACCCGAAAGACATCTGTGTGTCATTCTATAACCACCATAGTAAACTTGTCGAATATGAATACAACGGGAAGTTTGAAAATTACGTGAATAGATTTCTAAACGGATTAGGTaagttttaattatgatatcTCCATTCGTTCTCGTTTTAAATAAGGCGAAACTGTTCGATTAATAAAGCCTGGTTGAttggtttaaacaagtttacaagtacatatatttgtatatacaatatcCAAGCACTTATGAAAGCCCTTTCCCACGGAAGCCTGGTGGATTATATTAAGTTAAATTCATACACCATAAAATCACTCAAAAAAAATGTCGTTCTCATccccctcctcctcctcctcctcctccatcatcatcatcatcatcatcatcatcatcatcatcatcatccatcatcatcatcatcatcatcatcatcatcatcatcatcatcacagcagcagcagtagcatcgtcgtagtcgtcgtcgtcatcatcatcagcaccacaaccaccaccatcagcagcagcagcagcagcagcagcagcagcagcagcatgaGTAAGATATTAGAAAAAGTTAGTTCTAATTAAGTGCAATCCAACTGGGGCTGTGCTTCAGGGGCGTATTTTCATGCACATTACTTTTTGATCAATATTTCCACCTGCAGTTGACTACGGTTCGTGGTTCGACTACACTCTGGGCTGGGAGAAAGTGATCTTGGACAATCCAGACCACCCGTTCTACGTCCTAGCGTATGAGGACATGAAGGCCGTAAGTCAAGCCTAGTTGCTCGCCTGGTGTCATCATTTTTAGAACAGTATACTTATAGcaataaatgtatcattatttcaaatggcGAAGGTGGAGAAATTCCTTCTatatttgaacatgtatatactttataGCCATTCTATGTTTCGAACAGGCAGTGGAAGAATCCCTAGTGATATTGTTTACACTGATTCTACAAACGTAAACAAAAATTCATAGTTTTTGCTACATCTAATCTTTACTAAATTTTCACTAGCATTTCActccagtagtttttaaactgAACTTCACACTAGAGATTATGGAATGAAATACATGACTTGCATACAAACCTTCGTCATATTCATGTTTGTAGGACCCCGTTAAAGAGATTGAAAAGCTTAGCGGGTTCCTGGGACTGAAGACATCTAAAGCGTTAGCAGCAGAGATAGCAGAGAAGTGTGACTTCCAGTCGATGAAGCGGGAGAAAGACCCACTGGAAAACACGGCCGACTGGAAGGGTGGCCAGCCTGGCATGTACAGGAAAGGTATGGTCGATCTATCTTGAACATTCAACCCATGAACAATCACTGTCATAGCCACCGATGGAgtataaattatcaaatactGACAGTGGCAGTACAGTGAACAGGAAATAGTCGATCAgctgtaaaatagttttaacttttatcgaatttgtaataataagcgtgtatttgtcaaattagaaaaaaacgtACAAGTCATTTTTGATGACATCATATTCCAATACTTACACTGTTTCGGCATCAACCCCATTGCTACAATACCGCATGTCATGACGTGTGTGGCCTGATTTACTAGCATGTCGTTTATTGCTCCCTTCTCCATAGGTGATAAGGGCGGGAGAGGGACAGTAGAAGCATTTAGTATAATCCACAGAGGCCATCGTGAACACGTGCAAAATGGCTTAGTTGTTGGATTTGTTCTATATAAACATTGGATGGAAAAAATATTGGGTCTCGAATATTTCGGTTATTTTAAGTAACTAGTACTTATCTGTGGTAAAATACAGAATTATACAAACATCATACAATGTTTATAACACCATAATACAAGCTATGTCTGAGTTCCGTATATATGGATATTACAGGGCAGGTCGGGGACTGGAAAAACTGGTTCACGGTGGCACAGAGCGAAATGTTTGACGCCGAGTTTCGTCGCCGGATGCAAGGATCTAATTTTACATACCGCTTTTCCTAGCCACTAGCTGACCTTACCCATCATAGCCGTTCAGCTATAACTCCGGTCCAGCTGATTCTCCTGCTACCGACTACGCCTCTCCTACCGATTATCCTAGCTTCCGGATACGCCTCACCTACCGATTCTTTTAGCTACCGGGTACGCATCACCTACCGATTCTCTTAGCTTCCGGATACGCCTCTCTTACCGATTCTCCTAGCTACCAGAAACGCCTCTTTTGCCGATTCTCCTAGCTTCCGATACGCCTCCCCTTCCGATTCTCCTGGCTTCCGGATACGCCTCTCCTACTGATTCTCCTAGCTTCCGGATACGCCTCTTCTTCCGATTCTCCTAGCTACCGGATACGCCTCGCCTACCCACTATATACGCCTTTTCTACCGATGTTCCTTGTCGCTAGATTCGCATCGCTGTAATTTTCTAGCCGTCCGATGCATCAACTAGAAGAAGCCAGCTACAACAACGATCGCGCAGGGAATGAGCTGACATtgttcattacattttaaactAGCTAGTCTTCCATTGTTATTGTTACGCGGAACTGAAATAATATACACCTTTTTAAATGCGTAGTGTTAGTGTATCCCTGCACCAAATACATGTGATGTAGTCCTTGTAAAACCTGTGTTACAGTTGATACCAATATTATGGtggctgatttctgccatttcCTTTTTTTCGCCGCGATAATTCAAAATTCGACATAACGAAAATACAAGTGTCGGGGCGAAAAAACGACAAAACGAGCATACGCCAAATGATGGGTCGAAAATACGCCACATTGTGTACGGAAAATACGAGCATAAAATTCGGTGTATTTTCGCCACGCCATTACTCGTATTTTCGCCTCACAACATGCCGTGTTTTCGTTTCTTTCGCTCCACCACATGGCTGTTTTTCGGGGGTTTGCGTCCCACCACATGGTGCATGCGCAAGTTTCAATGAGTAAACCCTAGATGAAGGAAAGATCAATACAAGGAAACTTGTCTGAAAATGCAGCGGTATGAGTTGTCCAAAAGTTAGGGCGAAAATACGCACAACTATACGTCATAAGGCGGGAGGAAACCAATCGTATTTTTACACCGCTACATGACTTATGTTCGCCCCTCCACTTGGTGAATTTTCGATTTCTGGTAGGCATTCGTCTAATCGAAATTCAGCGGCAAATTACGACACGGCGGAAATTAGCCACCATAGAATACGTCAATTAAGACAAGATCAGACATTCATTACTTGCCTGCAGTTTGGTCGGCTTGTTTGGCCAATTTCTTCCCtggaaatgttattattaagaGTATGGATTAGTTATTATAACCGTGTGTACCTTTCTGACTGAGTTAATGCCCTTTGATTGTATTACCATTTCCGAATCAAGTAACAGCAAGGAAAAATAATGTTcacattatgaaaaaatattttaagagaTACATTTAAGGCTCTTTACAATCGTTTTGGATGCAATTTGTAATTGGATAAAAATATAGGCctatatatttggaaaaaaagaatcatgcaatttatttcaaactacGCAAAAACATTATGCGAAGCTCTGAAATCGGAGCGATGCGACTCCTATACATTTGTAACTgatttcaatacaaattaaGATTTTGAACATGTCGTTCCCCAGAACGgggcgttttattttaaaattgtggcGCTGGTGGCTCCACAAATTCTACAAGAAGATTGGTCAGGACACGAAGATTACCGTATTGGTATTGATATAaaagagtcaaaggtcaaggtgaccttaGAATCATATGTTTTCGACCAATTGTTACCCAAGACTCCTCAAATTTCGCAAGAAGTTTGGTCATGGTAAGTTGATTAACCCTTTTGATTGTAATATTCAAAAGTCAATGTCACGTGAATGTCATGATGTTGGTGAGATTCTCATTAATTGTGAATGTTTCGAATGTTGCGAATCTCGTGAATGTAGTGAATGTCGCATGGCGATTGAATGTCGCGATAGTCGTGAATGTAGTGAATGTCGCGTGGCGATTGAATGTCGCGAATCTCGTGAATGTAATGAATGTCGTTTGGCGATTGAATGTCGCGAATCTCGTGAATGTAGTGAATGTCGCGTGGCGATTGAATGTCGCGATAGTCGTGAATGTAGTGAATATCGCGTGGCGATTGAATGTCGCGATAGTCGTGAATGTAGTGAATACCGCGTGGCGATTGAATGTCGCGAATCTCGTGAATGTAGTGAATACCGCGTGGCGATTGAATGTCGCGATAGTCGTGAATGTAGTGAATACCGCGTGGCGATTGAATGTCGCGATAGTCGTGAATGTAGTGAATACCGCGTGGCGATTGAATGTCGCGATAGTCGTGAATGTAGTGAATACCGCGTGGCGATTGAATGTCGCGAATCACGTGAATGTAGTGAATATCGCGTGGCGATTGAATGTCGCGATAGTCGTGAATGTAGTGAATATCGCGTGGCGATTGAATGTCGCGATAGTCGTGAATGTAGTGAATATCGCGTGGCGATTGAATGTCGCGAATCTCGTGAATGTAGTGAATGTCGCGTGGCGATTGAATGTCGCGAATCTCGTGAATGTAGTGAATACCGCGTGGCGATTGAATGTCGCGATAGTCGTGAATGTAGTGAATACCGCGTGGCGATTGAATGTCGCGAATCACGTGAATGTAGTGAATATCGCGTGGCGATTGAATGTCGCGATAGTCGTGAATGTAGTGAATATCGCGTGGCGATTGAATGTCGCGATAGTCGTGAATGTAGTGAATATCGCGTGGCGATTGAATATCGCGAATCTCGTGAATGTAGTGAATGTCGCGTGGCGATTGAATGTCGCAATAGTCGTGAATGTAGTGAATATCGCGTGGCGATTGAATGTCGCGATAGTCGTGAATGTAGTGAATATCGCGTGGCGATTGAATGTCGCGAAAGTCGTGAATGTAGTGAAGACCGCGTGGCGATTGAATGTCGCGAATCTCGTGAATGTAGTGAATGTCGCGTGGCGATTGATTGTCGCGATAGTCGTGAATGTAGTGACTTTCGCGTGGCGATTGAATGTCGCGATAGTCGTGATTGTAGTGAAAGTCGCGTGGCGATTGAATGTCGCAAATCTCGCGTATGTAATGAATGTCGTTTGGCGATTGAATGTCGCGAATCTCGTGAATGTAGTGAATGTCGCGTGGCGATTGAATGTCGCGATAGTCGTGAATGTCGCATGGCGATTGAATGTCGCGATAGTCGTGAATGTAGTGAATGTCGCGTGTCGATTGAATGTCGCGATAGTCGTGAATGTCGCGTGGCGATTGAATGTTACGATAGTCGTGGATGTCGCGTGGCGATTGAATGTCGCGATAGTAGTGAATGTAGTGAATATCGCGTGGCGATTGAATGTCGCGATAGTCGTGAATGTAGTGAATTTCGCGTGGCGATTGAATGTCGCGATAGTCGTGAATGTCGCATGGCGATTGAATGTCGCGATAGTCGTGAATGTAGTGAATGTCGCGTGTCGATAGAATGTCGCGATAGTCGTGAATGTCGCGTGGCGATTGAATGTTACGATAGTCGTGGATGTCGCGTGGCGATTGAATGTCGCGATAGTAGTGAATGTAGTGAATATCGCGTGGCGATTGAATGTCGCGATAGTCGTGAATGTAGTGAATTTCGCGTGGCGATTGAATGTCGTGATAGTCGTGAATGTCGTTTGGCGATTGAATGTCGCGATAGTCGTGAATGTAGTGAATACTGCGTGGCGATTGAATGTCGCGATAGTCGTGAATATAGTGAATGTCGCGTGGCGATTTAATGTCGCGATAGTCGTGAATGTAGTGAATGTCGCGTGGCGATTGAATGTCGCGATAGTCGTGAATGTAGTGAATTTCGCGTGGGGATTGAATGTCGCGATAGTCGTGAATGTAGTGAATTTCGCATGGCGATTGAATGTCGCGATAGTTGTGAATGTCGCGTGGCGATGGAATGTCGCGATAAATTTGAATGTAGTGAATTTCGCGTGGCGATTGAATGTTACGATAGTCGTGAATATCGCGTGGCGAATGAATGTTACGATAGTCGTGAATGTCGCGTGGCGATTAAATGTCGCGATAGTCTTGAATGTAGTGAATTTTGCGTGGCGATTGAATGTCGCGATAGTCGTGAATGTAGTGAATGTCGCGTGGCGATTGAATGTCGCGATAGTCGTGAATGTAGTGAATTTCGCGTGGCGATTGAATGTCGCGATAGTCGTGAATGTAGTGAATTTCGCATGGCGATTGAATGTCGCGATAGTCGTGAATGTAGTGAATGTCGCATGTCGATTGAATGTCGCGATAGTTGTGAATGTCGCGTGGCGATGGAATGTCGCGATAAATTTGAATGTAGTGAATTTCGCGTGGCGATTGAATGTTACGATAGTCGTGAATATCGCGTGGCGATTGAATGTTACGATAGTCGTGAATGTCGCGTGGCGATTAAATGTCGCGATAGTCTTGAATGTAGTGAATTTTGCGTGGCGATTGAATGTCGCGATAGTCGTGAATGTCGTTTGGCGATTGAATGTCGCGATAGTAGTGAATGTAGTGAATTTTGCGTAGCGATTGAATGTCGCGATAGTCGTGAATGTCGCGTGGCGATTGAATTTCGCGATATTCGTGAATGTAGTGAATATCGCGTGGCGATTGAATGTCGCGATAGTCGTGAATGTCGCGTGGCGATTGAATGTCGCGGTAGTCGTGAATGTAGTGAATTTCGCGTGGCGATTGAATGTCGCGATAGTCGTGAATGTAGTGACTTTCGCGTGGCGATTGAATGTCGCGATAGTCGTGAATGTAGTGAATTTCGCGTGGCGATTGAATGTCGCGAATCTCGTGAATGTAGTGAATGTCGCGTGGCGATTGAATGTCGCGATAGTCGTGAATGTAGTGAATTTCGCATGGCGATTGAATGTCGCGATAGTTGTGAATGTCGCGTGGCGATTGAATGTCGCAATAAATTTGAATGTAGTGAATTTCGCGTGGCGATTGAATGTCGCGATAGTCTTAAATGTAGTGAATTTTGCATGGCGATTAAATGTCAACATAGTAGTGAATGTCGCGTGATGATTGAATGTCGCGATCGTAATGAATGTCGCGTGACGATTGAATGTCACGATAGTCGTGAATGTTGCGAGTGTCATGAATGCCGCGTAGAGAAAATATTGTGAATTTAGCGAATGCTGCAAATGTCGTTCATGCTGCTCAGAGCATTATGTACAGTCTAATCTTACGAATGTCGTTTATACATATGgctaaaatgtataacatcGTATGTCCAGCCAACTTCAAACCAAAAATGTTggtatgtacatatatgtattaaactTACAGTACATTGAATAGAAAGGAAAAGCTTGAGTTGTACTGGATGATGCGTGGTGATTATATAGTTAGTAGAAAGACTAGTGATGGGTAATCGGCTAGATTTTCATTATCGATTAATCTGACAGTCAGACCGACTAATTAATCGGACTAAGCAggaacgcgactatgattttttttttcgagttactgtctgaaaattggtatacgaatagaagttagagcatatgcccagttagggactgtttttacttttttgacgtcagtggtatattttgaggagtcatagtttcaaaactgttccgaatattgaaaatgtaaaaacagtccctaattgGGCATATgttcttctattcgtataccaattttcagacagtaactcgaaaaaaaaatcatagtcgcgttccacctcaatccgaaaaataaaaataaataaaaaat
Proteins encoded in this region:
- the LOC128230960 gene encoding uncharacterized protein LOC128230960, with product MAIECRDSRECSECRVAIECRESRECNECRLAIECRESRECSECRVAIECRDSRECSEYRVAIECRDSRECSEYRVAIECRESRECSEYRVAIECRDSRECSEYRVAIECRDSRECSEYRVAIECRDSRECSEYRVAIECRESRECSEYRVAIECRDSRECSEYRVAIECRDSRECSEYRVAIECRESRECSECRVAIECRESRECSEYRVAIECRDSRECSEYRVAIECRESRECSEYRVAIECRDSRECSEYRVAIECRDSRECSEYRVAIEYRESRECSECRVAIECRNSRECSEYRVAIECRDSRECSEYRVAIECRESRECSEDRVAIECRESRECSECRVAIDCRDSRECSDFRVAIECRDSRDCSESRVAIECRKSRVCNECRLAIECRESRECSECRVAIECRDSRECRMAIECRDSRECSECRVSIECRDSRECRVAIECYDSRGCRVAIECRDSSECSEYRVAIECRDSRECSEFRVAIECRDSRECRMAIECRDSRECSECRVSIECRDSRECRVAIECYDSRGCRVAIECRDSSECSEYRVAIECRDSRECSEFRVAIECRDSRECRLAIECRDSRECSEYCVAIECRDSREYSECRVAI
- the LOC128230034 gene encoding sulfotransferase 1C2-like isoform X1 — protein: MPVKKLDDGTGETVRVLEVDGYYAPTFDMVLQNQEEDFRSIPNWPLKPDDILICAYPKAGTHWLWEVTSMLVNQSADRMKLIKETSMLEALTGESFSGILSPRVLNTHIPLNLMPMDTLKNRTRIIFVQRNPKDICVSFYNHHSKLVEYEYNGKFENYVNRFLNGLVDYGSWFDYTLGWEKVILDNPDHPFYVLAYEDMKADPVKEIEKLSGFLGLKTSKALAAEIAEKCDFQSMKREKDPLENTADWKGGQPGMYRKGQVGDWKNWFTVAQSEMFDAEFRRRMQGSNFTYRFS
- the LOC128230034 gene encoding sulfotransferase 1C2-like isoform X2; this translates as MPVKKLDDGTGETVRVLEVDGYYAPTFDMNQEEDFRSIPNWPLKPDDILICAYPKAGTHWLWEVTSMLVNQSADRMKLIKETSMLEALTGESFSGILSPRVLNTHIPLNLMPMDTLKNRTRIIFVQRNPKDICVSFYNHHSKLVEYEYNGKFENYVNRFLNGLVDYGSWFDYTLGWEKVILDNPDHPFYVLAYEDMKADPVKEIEKLSGFLGLKTSKALAAEIAEKCDFQSMKREKDPLENTADWKGGQPGMYRKGQVGDWKNWFTVAQSEMFDAEFRRRMQGSNFTYRFS